A stretch of Microcoleus sp. FACHB-68 DNA encodes these proteins:
- a CDS encoding glycosyltransferase has translation MHEKSSHIAIYLHCLFNGGIEQMMQNLTRKFIERGLKVDLVLNFPGAVELWDFPPEVRIVDLDARRVAARLPNLIRYLRQEQPVALLSANHYANEVALCAKRLSGVSTRVVVSERTMISVEAKHAPPYKMRYWAPLAAKLFYPMADGIVAVSKGVAEDLTTITGLPAERIQTIYNPVITPALLTRAKEPVDHPWFAPGELPVILGVGRLEEQKDFFTLIRAFAKVRQVKPARLMILGQGSQRSRLQELVRELNLENDVAMPGFVKNPYAYMAKASVFALSSAWEGFGNVVVEALAVNTPVVSTNCQSGPAEILDHGKYGELVPVGDSEAMAAAIVKVLSGQSKSAGSDWLNQFTFENAARKYLDLMGVTANPEGVTLEEKKSETVTG, from the coding sequence ATGCATGAAAAATCCTCGCACATTGCCATTTATCTCCATTGCCTCTTCAATGGTGGAATTGAGCAAATGATGCAGAACTTAACGCGCAAGTTTATTGAGCGTGGATTGAAGGTGGACTTAGTCCTCAACTTTCCAGGAGCCGTCGAGCTGTGGGATTTTCCACCAGAAGTCCGAATTGTAGATTTAGATGCGCGACGGGTAGCAGCAAGACTTCCAAACTTAATCCGTTACCTACGCCAAGAGCAACCTGTGGCGCTACTCTCAGCGAATCACTACGCCAACGAAGTTGCATTGTGCGCCAAGCGCCTTTCTGGAGTTTCCACACGGGTTGTGGTGTCTGAACGGACGATGATTTCCGTTGAAGCAAAACACGCACCGCCTTACAAGATGAGGTACTGGGCACCGCTTGCGGCAAAGTTGTTTTATCCGATGGCGGATGGCATCGTCGCAGTTTCTAAGGGAGTGGCTGAAGACCTCACCACGATCACCGGCTTGCCGGCAGAGCGAATTCAAACGATTTATAATCCAGTCATCACGCCGGCACTTTTGACAAGAGCCAAAGAACCCGTCGATCATCCCTGGTTTGCTCCTGGAGAGTTGCCGGTAATTTTGGGCGTGGGAAGATTGGAAGAACAAAAAGACTTTTTCACTTTAATTCGCGCTTTTGCAAAAGTGCGACAGGTAAAACCGGCTCGACTGATGATTTTAGGGCAAGGTTCGCAGCGCTCTCGACTGCAAGAACTTGTGCGTGAATTAAACTTAGAAAATGATGTTGCTATGCCCGGTTTTGTTAAAAATCCCTATGCTTATATGGCAAAAGCAAGCGTTTTTGCTTTGTCTTCAGCTTGGGAGGGTTTTGGCAATGTCGTGGTCGAAGCTTTAGCGGTGAACACTCCGGTGGTTTCTACAAATTGTCAGAGTGGGCCGGCTGAAATTTTAGATCATGGAAAGTACGGCGAACTCGTGCCGGTGGGAGACAGCGAGGCGATGGCAGCCGCAATTGTAAAGGTTCTCTCTGGTCAATCTAAATCAGCCGGTTCAGATTGGCTGAATCAATTCACGTTTGAAAATGCCGCTCGAAAATATCTCGATCTGATGGGAGTTACCGCTAACCCAGAGGGCGTAACTTTGGAGGAGAAAAAAAGTGAGACGGTGACAGGATAA
- a CDS encoding glycosyltransferase family 2 protein, producing MVDSMQAKPETTKEDTTVMSDAIASINPPLLLVVILNYRTPVLTIECLRSLVEEVQSLPGTHVVVVDGASGDGSAEQIAAAIENEGWGEWAELMALEHNGGYAYGNNAALRPALEAPNPPPYFLLLNPDTVVRPNALKILVDFMEEHPDVGLAGSGLEDLEGNQRRRAFRFPTVLSELDSGLRLGVVSKLLSKWALITPMPEEPAEAEWVPGASLIVRREVFESIGLMDEEYFLYYEETDFCLQAKRAGWSCWYVPQSRVAHIPGQSTGVTAVGSRKRIPKYWFDSRQRYFLKNHGWAYTALADLAWASGFILWRGRRVIQRKPDEDPPYLLNDFLRNSVLFKGFTKPTEG from the coding sequence ATGGTCGATTCCATGCAAGCTAAACCAGAAACGACGAAAGAGGACACCACCGTTATGTCTGATGCCATTGCGTCAATCAACCCTCCTCTTTTACTGGTCGTGATTCTTAACTACCGCACGCCGGTTCTCACCATTGAATGCTTGCGTTCCTTGGTGGAGGAAGTGCAATCTTTACCAGGCACCCATGTGGTCGTTGTTGACGGCGCTTCTGGGGATGGTTCCGCTGAACAAATTGCTGCCGCGATTGAAAATGAAGGGTGGGGTGAGTGGGCCGAACTCATGGCTCTAGAACACAATGGCGGATACGCTTATGGCAACAACGCTGCCTTGCGCCCAGCCTTGGAGGCACCCAATCCACCTCCCTATTTTCTATTGCTCAACCCAGACACGGTGGTTCGCCCCAACGCCCTAAAAATCCTAGTGGATTTCATGGAAGAACATCCCGACGTGGGGCTTGCCGGCAGCGGTTTGGAAGACTTGGAGGGAAATCAACGGCGCAGAGCATTTCGCTTCCCGACAGTGCTGAGTGAGTTAGATTCTGGGCTGCGTCTGGGGGTAGTGTCGAAGTTATTGTCAAAGTGGGCGCTGATCACTCCTATGCCTGAAGAACCCGCTGAAGCCGAGTGGGTGCCTGGGGCGAGTCTGATCGTCCGCCGCGAAGTGTTTGAGTCTATCGGATTGATGGATGAAGAATATTTTCTCTATTACGAAGAAACAGACTTTTGCTTGCAGGCAAAGCGGGCCGGCTGGTCTTGTTGGTATGTGCCGCAAAGCCGAGTTGCCCATATTCCCGGACAAAGTACCGGGGTGACGGCTGTTGGTTCACGGAAGCGAATACCGAAGTATTGGTTTGATTCCCGGCAACGATATTTTCTCAAAAATCATGGCTGGGCGTATACTGCCCTTGCCGATCTCGCTTGGGCTTCAGGTTTTATCTTATGGAGAGGGCGACGGGTGATTCAACGCAAGCCTGACGAAGATCCGCCCTACCTCCTCAATGATTTTTTGCGGAATAGTGTGTTATTTAAAGGCTTTACCAAGCCAACAGAAGGCTGA
- a CDS encoding O-antigen ligase domain-containing protein: protein MSPTVMLALFGLLPFTIYMFIRYPSQRAVVIVFITAFIFLPVAAFKLPGIPEYSKTSAPCYCILLATFIYDPQRFSSFKFGWLDVPMVCWCLSPFAASITNGLGPYDGFSTTLAQTMAWGAPYFLGRIYLNNLEGLRQLTLGIFAGGLIYVPLCLFESRMSPQLHRMVYGFAARKDFAQTIRLGGYRPTVFMVHGLWVGVWMMSAALIAVWLWKTGTIKRFWNMPMDWLVLTLLVTFIMCRSTGAYLYFVMGLFILFVVKYCRTALPMYLLMFGLCFYLYLGVSGGFTGGEVVSFVADTIGPDRAQSLEFRFINEGPLAEKARERMLFGWGGWGRARIFDEWGEDISVTDSLWIIAFGNQGLFGLSTFVTSVLLPSLSFCWLGYPPSTWTHPKVAPAAVLVVLLPLFMLDSVLNAMVNQIFMLAAGGLTGLMLSKTEPQQATSARSSPARRSTARQR, encoded by the coding sequence ATGAGTCCTACAGTAATGCTGGCTCTGTTCGGCCTGCTACCGTTTACCATTTATATGTTCATACGGTATCCTTCTCAACGGGCCGTTGTGATAGTTTTTATCACGGCGTTTATCTTCCTGCCGGTTGCGGCCTTTAAATTGCCGGGGATTCCAGAGTACAGCAAAACATCGGCACCTTGCTACTGCATTTTACTGGCAACATTTATTTACGACCCTCAACGCTTTAGTTCATTTAAATTTGGCTGGCTTGACGTGCCAATGGTTTGTTGGTGTCTTAGCCCGTTTGCTGCATCCATCACTAACGGCTTAGGGCCTTACGATGGGTTTTCAACAACACTCGCACAAACGATGGCGTGGGGAGCACCTTATTTTTTAGGCCGGATCTACCTCAATAACTTAGAAGGACTGCGCCAGTTGACATTGGGCATTTTCGCCGGCGGCCTGATCTACGTTCCTTTATGCCTGTTTGAAAGTCGCATGAGTCCGCAACTGCACCGGATGGTTTACGGTTTTGCCGCCCGTAAAGACTTTGCCCAAACAATCCGCTTGGGGGGATACAGACCAACCGTGTTTATGGTACACGGCCTTTGGGTCGGTGTGTGGATGATGTCAGCGGCGTTGATAGCAGTTTGGTTGTGGAAGACGGGAACCATCAAACGATTCTGGAATATGCCAATGGATTGGCTGGTGCTAACGTTGCTGGTCACATTTATTATGTGCCGATCTACGGGTGCCTATCTCTACTTTGTGATGGGGCTCTTTATCCTGTTTGTTGTGAAATACTGCCGCACGGCTTTGCCGATGTATCTCCTAATGTTTGGGTTATGTTTCTACTTATACCTGGGAGTAAGCGGCGGTTTTACAGGAGGTGAAGTTGTTTCATTCGTCGCGGATACTATTGGCCCAGACCGAGCGCAGTCTTTAGAGTTTAGATTTATCAATGAAGGGCCGCTTGCAGAAAAGGCGCGGGAGAGAATGTTGTTTGGCTGGGGAGGATGGGGCAGAGCGCGGATCTTTGACGAATGGGGTGAAGATATCTCCGTTACCGACAGCTTGTGGATTATTGCCTTTGGCAACCAAGGTTTATTTGGCCTAAGCACTTTTGTGACCTCTGTGCTACTTCCTAGTTTAAGTTTTTGCTGGTTAGGATATCCGCCCAGTACGTGGACTCATCCCAAAGTTGCGCCGGCAGCGGTGTTAGTGGTGCTACTACCTTTGTTCATGCTGGATTCGGTATTGAATGCAATGGTTAACCAGATATTTATGCTCGCTGCGGGAGGACTCACAGGACTGATGCTGAGCAAAACAGAACCCCAACAGGCAACAAGCGCTCGCTCATCGCCGGCGAGGCGTTCTACAGCCCGACAGAGGTGA
- a CDS encoding 2OG-Fe(II) oxygenase translates to MNSTTSLFCLDENRLNNLASQFSQSYAQATPFPHIIIDDFLPASLLDRILEEFPQPGTIEWQKFNNPAEKKLASNLELQMGEWTRVLLYQLNSSTFIKFLESLTGIEGIIPDPHFAGGGLHQIERGGFLKMHVDFNRHNKLKLDRRLNLLIYLNKDWEEEYGGHLELWDKDMTQCEKKILPIFNRCVIFSTTDFSYHGHPEPLTCPEGQTRKSLALYYYSNGRPAEEVSGTHTTVFKARPGDELQVENPSGGGVKTFLKKLVPPILIDAKNYLKDKQKPGDH, encoded by the coding sequence ATGAATTCAACAACATCTCTGTTTTGTCTTGATGAAAACCGCTTAAATAATCTAGCGAGTCAGTTCAGTCAAAGCTACGCTCAAGCAACACCGTTTCCACATATCATCATAGATGATTTTTTACCGGCTTCTTTATTAGATAGGATTTTAGAGGAGTTTCCCCAGCCCGGTACAATTGAGTGGCAAAAGTTTAATAATCCTGCGGAAAAGAAACTGGCTTCTAACTTGGAACTGCAAATGGGAGAGTGGACACGAGTTCTGCTCTATCAATTGAATTCTTCAACGTTTATCAAGTTTTTAGAAAGCCTCACGGGGATTGAAGGAATTATCCCTGATCCGCACTTTGCCGGCGGAGGTCTGCATCAGATCGAGAGAGGCGGATTTTTGAAAATGCACGTTGATTTTAACCGGCACAACAAACTGAAACTTGACCGCCGGTTAAACCTCTTAATCTATCTAAACAAAGATTGGGAAGAAGAATATGGCGGTCATCTAGAACTTTGGGACAAGGATATGACTCAATGCGAGAAAAAGATCCTGCCAATTTTTAATCGATGTGTCATCTTTAGCACTACAGACTTTTCCTATCACGGGCATCCCGAACCGCTGACCTGTCCCGAAGGGCAAACACGAAAATCTTTGGCGCTTTACTACTACAGTAACGGACGACCGGCTGAAGAAGTTTCTGGGACGCACACAACGGTATTTAAAGCCCGACCCGGCGACGAGCTGCAGGTAGAAAATCCTTCAGGGGGTGGCGTTAAAACTTTCTTGAAAAAGTTAGTGCCCCCAATTTTGATTGATGCCAAAAATTACCTGAAAGATAAACAGAAACCTGGCGATCACTAA
- a CDS encoding SDR family NAD(P)-dependent oxidoreductase, with amino-acid sequence MATQVLATEVVDSSSLMELQTKIAIEKIDEQSVAAALLTHLSVDDCVVMLRQSQTGEEALVAYTVLTGQFSPDRLQSHLESVFAGTALPKIYFVPVSTLPLTAEGEVDRQALSQMPVIDDNLVQEWENRLRSLPEIEQAAVVLEDHTEKISPLHLSDLLPNWKTASESAAVSTAVDTPAASTGKAEDSAPKPLAISTGAPLTEEADAPQNLAEALARTAQKSPNKGIIYLDSDGSETVQLYPALLEKAQRILAGLRKLGLQPQDKVLFQFDNNQDLFPAFWGCTLGGFVPVPISAAPAYEASNSTVKKLQNAWLMLDRPLVLTNSSLAPQVRSLSDKLNLENFQVAAIDDFRDCDPDLNWHNSQPEDLALLLLTSGSTGVPKGVTLRHRNLISSVTATSAMSNFTQEDVSLNWLPLDHPGPIVRCVIRTTFLGCQQIHAPTGVVLADPLKWFDWIERYRVTTTWAPNFAYALVNDRAETIKKRQWDLSSVRSILNTAEPIAVQTAKKFLELLAPYGLEATAMQSSWGMAETASSVTVYDRYLIDSTPNQESASFADLGSPIPGTSLRIINAQNEVVEEGTIGNLQVKGSTVTAGYYNNPELNKEMFTEDGWFNTGDLAFLHEGRLTITGRTKDIIIINGSNYYTHEIEAVVEEVAGIEVSYTAACATRKPGSNTDELIVFFNTEISEDERLLELLKDIQKTVVRRLGISPTYLIPVEKEVIPKTSIGKIQRSQLKQGFESGTFDAIIKRIDVLLGNKNTLPDWFYRKVWRPKQITAFETKPKAGQSLVFLDSLGLGELLLKELSKNNASVVTVEAGTDFAKLADNHYRIDPKNSDHYQQLLEQVVKENAPIEQILHLWSYDKYQGEIESLETLETAQNQGIYSLLFLVQALSQVQGSKTPVRLDVIASHVQPVEPDDEIACERSPILGFVKTIPQEFPWIDCRHLDLSPEQNEENAGCILQELQGIQRESEVAYRSGKRLVSRLEKCDFSQEEKQALPFKAGGMYLITGGLGGIGTEIAQYLLKNYQARLLLIGRTPLPERSTWESKLEQSSAGSERIKAYLELEKLGGEIAYEAVDISDFAGMQQVVEGVKSRWQCELDGVIHLAGVTSRRLLSEETEDSVAGTLRPKVHGTWVLHQLLKNQPNGLFITFSSVNGFFGGFSAGAYSAANNFLDYFCHYQRHKTSLQSYCFAWSMWDEMGMSRNYEMKELTRARGYYLISAEQGLHSIPIALQHHQAGTIVGLDGSNPQMLRYMETDAYPLQKLNAYFTAAVKDLSATQLPAQEVGDQFGTPSHCKYRQLAEMPVTESGEIDKAQLSATNRGATAERVAPRDEIERQLAGIWQEVLSVSELGIHDNFFELGGSSLLAIQLFAKIEEQFNQKLPLATLFESPTVEQLANIFRPSEVSVSFDSLVAIKSGEAYPPLFLVHDADGETMLYLNLARLLNPERPVYGLRPYSKNGFPILHTRLSEMVNYYIEKIRSVQPEGPYLLGGLCAGGVIAYAIAEELQTQGEKVALVALIDSLDVHAPRKIARVAKQRLSSFSQVLNQDRQMNKLERFAAIVNKASKKARNWLAYEIGSRVESSRNKFKVMLYRYYLDKGLPAPQFLQDLTVRTIYRIAAKEYMPQGYQGQLALFRATEGEGIEEPAINLTNDPLFGWGKRATKGVVVYDIPGGHSSMLQDPNVQVMAEKLNAYIHTALAEESASK; translated from the coding sequence ATGGCTACACAAGTTCTCGCTACAGAAGTTGTAGATAGTTCGTCACTCATGGAATTACAGACGAAAATAGCCATCGAAAAGATTGATGAGCAAAGCGTAGCAGCAGCACTGCTGACTCATCTGTCAGTAGATGACTGTGTAGTAATGCTTCGCCAATCTCAAACCGGCGAGGAAGCCCTCGTTGCTTACACAGTCCTCACGGGACAGTTCTCACCTGATCGGCTGCAAAGCCACTTAGAAAGTGTGTTTGCCGGCACTGCCTTGCCAAAAATTTACTTTGTGCCGGTTTCGACACTGCCTCTGACTGCTGAAGGTGAAGTTGATCGGCAAGCCTTATCCCAGATGCCGGTTATTGACGATAACTTAGTGCAGGAATGGGAAAACCGGCTGCGATCACTGCCAGAAATTGAACAAGCAGCCGTGGTGTTAGAAGATCACACGGAAAAAATTTCTCCGCTCCATCTGTCGGATCTGCTGCCCAACTGGAAAACCGCCTCAGAAAGTGCGGCAGTTTCAACGGCGGTGGATACACCGGCAGCCTCAACCGGCAAAGCAGAAGATTCAGCCCCCAAACCCCTCGCCATTAGCACCGGCGCACCCCTCACTGAAGAAGCCGATGCCCCGCAAAACCTGGCAGAAGCCCTCGCCAGAACCGCCCAAAAATCGCCGAATAAAGGCATTATTTACCTAGACAGTGACGGATCTGAAACCGTTCAGCTATATCCTGCATTATTAGAAAAAGCCCAGCGAATTTTAGCCGGCTTGAGAAAACTTGGACTGCAACCGCAAGACAAAGTCCTGTTTCAATTCGATAATAATCAAGATTTATTTCCAGCATTTTGGGGTTGCACCTTAGGCGGCTTCGTTCCCGTTCCCATTTCCGCCGCGCCGGCTTACGAAGCCTCCAACAGCACCGTTAAAAAGCTGCAAAACGCTTGGCTAATGCTGGATCGGCCTCTCGTACTCACCAACAGCAGTTTAGCCCCGCAAGTCCGCTCCCTCTCTGATAAATTAAATCTTGAGAACTTTCAAGTTGCGGCAATCGATGATTTCCGAGACTGCGATCCGGATCTGAATTGGCATAATAGCCAGCCAGAGGATCTCGCCTTGCTGCTTCTCACCTCAGGCAGTACCGGCGTTCCCAAAGGCGTCACCCTCAGACATCGCAACCTGATCAGCAGCGTCACCGCCACCTCTGCGATGAGTAACTTTACTCAAGAAGATGTCTCGTTGAACTGGCTGCCCCTCGACCATCCTGGCCCAATTGTCCGCTGTGTCATCCGCACCACCTTTTTAGGCTGTCAGCAAATTCACGCCCCCACCGGCGTTGTTTTGGCAGATCCGCTGAAATGGTTCGACTGGATCGAACGCTATCGGGTTACAACCACTTGGGCACCCAATTTTGCATACGCGCTGGTGAATGATCGCGCGGAAACGATTAAAAAGCGGCAGTGGGATTTATCCTCAGTTCGCTCTATTTTAAATACAGCCGAACCGATTGCCGTACAGACCGCGAAAAAGTTTCTTGAACTTCTGGCCCCTTATGGTTTAGAAGCTACGGCGATGCAATCTTCTTGGGGGATGGCAGAAACCGCCTCCAGCGTCACAGTTTATGACCGATATTTAATCGATTCAACACCGAATCAAGAAAGCGCTTCTTTTGCCGATTTAGGCAGTCCGATTCCTGGCACTTCCTTGCGGATTATTAACGCTCAAAATGAAGTGGTTGAAGAAGGAACCATCGGCAATCTGCAAGTCAAAGGTTCTACGGTAACTGCCGGCTACTATAACAACCCGGAACTGAACAAAGAAATGTTTACGGAAGATGGTTGGTTTAACACCGGCGATCTGGCATTTCTGCATGAAGGCCGGCTGACGATTACAGGCCGCACCAAAGATATTATCATCATCAACGGCAGCAACTACTACACCCATGAAATTGAAGCCGTCGTTGAAGAAGTTGCCGGAATTGAAGTTTCTTATACGGCGGCTTGTGCAACGCGAAAACCGGGAAGCAATACCGATGAATTAATTGTCTTTTTCAACACGGAAATTTCTGAAGATGAGCGCTTATTAGAACTGCTCAAAGACATTCAGAAAACTGTGGTGCGCCGGCTGGGTATCAGTCCGACTTATCTGATCCCGGTTGAGAAGGAAGTTATTCCCAAAACTTCGATTGGTAAAATCCAGCGTTCCCAACTCAAACAAGGCTTTGAATCTGGGACATTTGATGCCATTATCAAGCGAATTGATGTGCTGCTTGGCAATAAAAATACGCTTCCAGACTGGTTTTACCGCAAAGTTTGGCGTCCTAAGCAAATAACCGCTTTCGAGACTAAACCCAAAGCCGGTCAGTCTTTAGTGTTTCTCGACTCGCTGGGGTTAGGGGAATTGTTGCTAAAAGAACTGAGCAAAAATAATGCATCAGTTGTAACAGTGGAAGCCGGCACCGATTTTGCCAAACTTGCAGATAACCACTATCGAATTGACCCCAAAAACTCCGACCACTATCAGCAACTATTGGAGCAGGTTGTTAAAGAGAACGCCCCAATAGAGCAAATTCTGCACCTGTGGAGTTATGACAAATATCAAGGAGAAATTGAGAGTTTAGAAACGCTAGAAACCGCCCAAAATCAGGGAATCTACAGCCTGCTTTTCTTGGTTCAAGCACTTTCTCAAGTTCAGGGTTCTAAAACACCTGTGCGCTTAGATGTGATTGCCAGCCATGTGCAGCCGGTGGAACCTGATGATGAGATTGCTTGTGAGCGTTCCCCCATATTAGGTTTCGTTAAAACCATCCCGCAAGAATTTCCCTGGATAGACTGCCGGCATCTTGATTTATCCCCAGAGCAAAATGAAGAAAATGCCGGCTGCATTCTTCAAGAACTCCAAGGAATTCAACGGGAGTCAGAAGTCGCTTATCGCAGCGGCAAGCGTTTGGTTTCTCGCTTAGAGAAATGCGATTTTTCCCAAGAAGAAAAGCAAGCACTTCCCTTTAAAGCCGGCGGAATGTATCTGATCACCGGCGGCTTAGGCGGCATAGGGACAGAAATTGCCCAATATCTGTTGAAAAATTATCAAGCGCGGTTGCTGTTAATCGGCAGAACTCCCCTACCAGAAAGAAGCACTTGGGAGTCTAAATTAGAGCAGTCAAGTGCCGGTTCTGAGCGAATTAAAGCTTACTTAGAGCTAGAAAAGCTAGGCGGTGAAATCGCTTATGAAGCCGTTGATATTAGCGATTTTGCTGGGATGCAACAAGTTGTTGAAGGGGTAAAATCTCGCTGGCAATGTGAGTTAGATGGGGTGATTCATTTAGCCGGCGTGACATCCAGACGCTTGCTCAGTGAGGAGACAGAAGACAGTGTCGCCGGCACGCTTCGTCCCAAAGTTCACGGCACATGGGTGCTACATCAACTGCTCAAAAATCAGCCAAATGGTCTTTTTATCACCTTCTCTTCTGTAAACGGATTTTTTGGCGGATTTAGTGCCGGCGCTTACTCAGCAGCGAACAATTTCTTAGATTACTTCTGCCATTACCAGCGCCATAAAACTTCCTTGCAAAGTTATTGCTTTGCCTGGAGTATGTGGGATGAAATGGGGATGAGTCGTAACTACGAAATGAAAGAACTCACCCGTGCTCGCGGTTACTATTTAATTTCCGCCGAACAAGGTTTGCATTCAATTCCGATTGCTTTGCAACATCACCAAGCAGGCACAATTGTGGGTTTGGATGGCAGCAACCCGCAGATGTTGCGCTACATGGAGACGGATGCCTATCCTTTGCAGAAGTTAAACGCATATTTTACGGCTGCTGTCAAGGATTTATCCGCCACCCAGTTGCCGGCGCAGGAAGTGGGCGATCAATTCGGAACACCCAGCCATTGCAAATACCGGCAACTTGCAGAAATGCCGGTGACAGAATCGGGTGAAATCGACAAAGCGCAGCTCAGTGCAACCAATCGGGGTGCGACGGCTGAACGGGTTGCACCGAGGGATGAAATAGAACGCCAACTTGCCGGTATTTGGCAGGAAGTGTTAAGCGTTTCAGAATTAGGAATTCATGACAACTTCTTTGAGTTAGGCGGATCTTCCCTATTAGCGATTCAGCTATTTGCCAAAATTGAGGAGCAATTTAACCAAAAGCTGCCCTTAGCGACGCTGTTTGAGTCCCCAACAGTTGAGCAATTGGCGAATATTTTCCGCCCTTCTGAGGTGTCGGTGAGCTTCGATTCCCTCGTGGCGATCAAGTCTGGGGAGGCTTATCCGCCGCTGTTTTTAGTGCATGATGCCGATGGCGAAACCATGCTCTACTTGAATTTGGCACGCTTGCTGAACCCAGAACGCCCAGTTTACGGGTTGCGTCCTTACAGCAAAAATGGATTCCCTATTTTGCACACCCGGTTGTCAGAGATGGTGAATTACTACATCGAAAAGATCCGTAGCGTGCAACCTGAAGGGCCATATTTGTTAGGCGGTTTGTGTGCCGGCGGCGTGATTGCTTATGCGATCGCAGAGGAACTTCAAACGCAAGGTGAAAAAGTTGCCCTCGTTGCCTTGATTGATTCACTTGATGTTCATGCACCGAGGAAAATTGCTCGCGTTGCCAAACAACGTTTGAGTAGTTTTTCACAAGTTCTCAATCAAGACCGGCAGATGAATAAGCTAGAACGTTTTGCCGCTATTGTGAATAAAGCTTCTAAGAAAGCACGCAATTGGCTGGCTTATGAAATCGGCTCAAGAGTTGAGAGCAGCCGCAATAAATTTAAGGTGATGCTTTACAGGTATTACCTAGATAAAGGGCTGCCGGCACCTCAATTTTTGCAAGACCTTACTGTGCGAACAATTTACCGAATTGCTGCCAAAGAATATATGCCCCAAGGTTATCAAGGTCAGTTAGCACTGTTCCGGGCAACTGAAGGAGAAGGCATAGAGGAGCCGGCAATTAACCTCACCAATGATCCTTTATTTGGTTGGGGTAAACGCGCAACAAAAGGAGTCGTGGTTTACGATATTCCGGGCGGACATTCGAGTATGCTGCAAGACCCGAATGTGCAGGTAATGGCAGAAAAATTGAATGCTTACATTCATACAGCTTTGGCTGAAGAATCTGCTTCTAAATAA